From a region of the Bremerella alba genome:
- a CDS encoding sodium:proton antiporter, which yields MGQAGITSTEINGILGGHQTVDDHHSGGSGSDKPLLLGIVVLLVAYAVASVAGWTTSPKAAADTHAAAEAHHDAALAHDLHDEHADPHAGEAHGDHGSHPLPHPWAVAPFVLLLGSIAVLPLLKFTEHWWESNTNRLIVSVGLAVVTLIYYMTIYEGASMGAAWHRIDHAIMGEYIPFIVLLFSLYVISGGIRISGDLKAHPTTNAAFMLVGGLLASFIGTTGAAMLLIRPLLETNKERRFRQHTVVFFIFVVCNCGGCLLPIGDPPLFLGYLQGVNFLWTMTALWKPWLLTNILLLILYVVVDKFYYYPKEDAENVLRDEVRTTPLRIQGLWPNALLLVGVIFSVALLDPTKPLPGIGWYPFVYLREIVQLALVGLSLWLGSKQVRNENRFNYHAIVEVAALFVGIFICMQPALEILNEQGPSLGIDTPMKFYWITGGLSSILDNAPTYLVFFKTAFPNMDAAALNAAIENTSGSHYINLVAISLGSVFMGAMTYIGNGPNFMVRAIAEESGVKMPSFFGYVLFFSVPILLPILGIVSLVFLL from the coding sequence ATGGGTCAAGCTGGAATCACATCGACCGAAATAAACGGAATTCTCGGAGGACACCAGACGGTGGACGATCATCACTCAGGCGGCTCAGGCTCGGATAAACCTTTGCTGCTCGGCATCGTTGTCTTGCTGGTCGCTTATGCCGTGGCATCGGTCGCCGGTTGGACGACTTCTCCGAAAGCTGCAGCGGACACGCATGCCGCTGCCGAGGCCCATCACGACGCGGCCCTTGCTCACGATCTTCATGATGAACATGCCGACCCCCATGCAGGCGAAGCTCATGGCGATCACGGCAGTCATCCATTACCTCACCCTTGGGCGGTTGCCCCTTTTGTGCTCTTGCTGGGTTCAATCGCGGTTTTGCCGCTCTTGAAGTTCACCGAGCATTGGTGGGAAAGCAATACGAATCGCTTGATTGTCTCGGTAGGTCTGGCCGTCGTCACGTTGATTTACTACATGACCATCTACGAGGGCGCCAGCATGGGCGCCGCCTGGCATCGAATTGATCATGCCATCATGGGCGAATACATTCCATTTATCGTGCTCTTGTTTTCACTCTATGTGATCTCCGGCGGTATCCGTATCTCGGGCGACTTGAAGGCCCACCCGACCACCAATGCCGCATTCATGCTCGTTGGTGGTTTATTGGCCAGCTTCATCGGTACCACTGGTGCGGCCATGCTTCTGATTCGCCCTTTGCTGGAAACCAACAAGGAACGCCGCTTCCGACAGCATACCGTCGTCTTCTTTATCTTTGTGGTCTGTAACTGTGGTGGCTGCTTGCTGCCGATCGGCGACCCGCCGCTGTTTTTGGGTTACCTGCAAGGGGTTAACTTCCTTTGGACGATGACGGCGTTGTGGAAGCCATGGCTGTTAACCAATATATTGTTGTTGATCCTGTATGTGGTGGTGGACAAGTTTTACTACTATCCGAAAGAAGACGCCGAAAACGTTTTGCGTGATGAAGTGCGGACGACTCCGCTGCGGATTCAAGGGCTTTGGCCTAATGCTTTATTGCTTGTGGGTGTGATCTTCTCAGTCGCTTTGCTCGATCCAACCAAGCCGCTGCCAGGCATTGGTTGGTATCCGTTCGTCTATCTCCGCGAGATTGTTCAACTGGCTTTGGTTGGTCTGAGCTTATGGTTGGGAAGCAAGCAAGTTCGCAATGAAAACCGTTTCAACTACCACGCGATCGTTGAAGTGGCGGCGTTGTTTGTCGGCATCTTCATCTGTATGCAACCAGCTTTAGAGATCTTAAACGAGCAAGGTCCAAGCCTGGGTATCGACACACCTATGAAGTTTTACTGGATTACCGGCGGGCTCTCTTCAATATTAGACAACGCCCCAACTTACCTGGTCTTCTTCAAGACGGCGTTCCCGAATATGGATGCGGCGGCGTTGAACGCGGCTATCGAGAACACCTCCGGATCACATTACATCAACCTGGTTGCGATCAGTTTGGGTTCGGTATTTATGGGAGCAATGACTTATATCGGCAACGGTCCGAACTTTATGGTCCGTGCCATCGCCGAAGAAAGTGGCGTCAAGATGCCGAGTTTCTTTGGCTATGTCTTGTTCTTCAGCGTTCCGATCTTACTGCCCATTTTGGGCATCGTCTCGCTGGTCTTTCTTCTTTAG